One window of Streptomyces sp. SUK 48 genomic DNA carries:
- the secF gene encoding protein translocase subunit SecF, with the protein MSKLGSIGARLHRGEISYDFIGKRKIWYGVSILITITAILGLAVRGLNMSIDFQGGAVFTTPTKMSTSVAQAESYAKDASGHEAVVQKLGNGSLRIQVAGLDTAKSDQVKQSLAKDLKLNPEKLAADLVGPSWGQEIANKAWEGLAIFMVLVVIYLAIAFEWRMAVAALVALIHDITITTGIYALVGFEVSPGTIIGLLTILGYSLYDTVVVFDSLKEQTKDITKQTRFTYSEIANRSINGTLVRSINTTVVALLPVAGLLFIGGGFLGAGDLNDISLSLFVGLAAGAYSSIFIATPLVADLKEREPALKALTKRVMAKRAQAGSEDGPVGAGVDAEDAAPAVVGPRNQPSSRGRGRGRQAGKRR; encoded by the coding sequence ATGTCGAAACTCGGTTCCATCGGCGCCCGGCTGCACCGCGGCGAGATCAGCTACGACTTCATCGGCAAGCGCAAGATCTGGTACGGCGTCTCGATCCTGATCACCATCACGGCCATCCTCGGCCTGGCGGTGCGCGGCCTGAACATGAGCATCGACTTCCAGGGCGGCGCCGTCTTCACGACGCCGACCAAGATGAGCACCTCGGTCGCTCAGGCGGAGTCGTACGCCAAGGACGCCTCCGGCCACGAGGCCGTCGTGCAGAAGCTCGGCAACGGCAGCCTGCGCATCCAGGTCGCCGGCCTGGACACGGCCAAGTCCGACCAGGTCAAGCAGAGCCTGGCCAAGGACCTGAAGCTCAACCCCGAGAAGCTCGCCGCCGACCTGGTCGGCCCGAGCTGGGGCCAGGAGATCGCCAACAAGGCATGGGAGGGCCTGGCGATCTTCATGGTGCTCGTCGTGATCTACCTGGCCATCGCCTTCGAGTGGCGCATGGCCGTCGCGGCCCTGGTCGCGCTGATCCACGACATCACCATCACGACCGGTATCTACGCCCTGGTCGGCTTCGAGGTCTCGCCCGGCACGATCATCGGTCTGCTCACCATCCTCGGTTACTCGCTCTACGACACGGTCGTCGTCTTCGACAGCCTCAAGGAGCAGACGAAGGACATCACCAAGCAGACCCGCTTCACCTACAGCGAGATCGCCAACCGGTCGATCAACGGCACCCTGGTCCGCTCCATCAACACCACGGTCGTCGCCCTGCTGCCGGTCGCCGGTCTGCTCTTCATCGGCGGCGGCTTCCTCGGCGCCGGTGACCTCAACGACATCTCGCTGTCGCTGTTCGTCGGCCTCGCGGCCGGTGCGTACTCCTCGATCTTCATCGCCACCCCGCTGGTCGCCGACCTCAAGGAGCGCGAGCCCGCGCTCAAGGCCCTCACCAAGCGGGTCATGGCCAAGCGTGCCCAGGCCGGCTCGGAGGATGGTCCCGTGGGCGCGGGTGTGGACGCCGAGGACGCCGCGCCCGCCGTGGTCGGCCCGCGCAACCAGCCCTCCTCCCGCGGCCGTGGCCGCGGCCGCCAGGCGGGCAAGCGCCGATGA
- the secD gene encoding protein translocase subunit SecD, translated as MAAPKKGRSASAQSKPGRSLALILIAIVALTGGMFASGHTTPRLGIDLAGGTSITLKAKADQGSAVNKANMDTAVEIMNRRVNGLGVSEAEVQTQGTDNIIVNIPRGTNSKEAQQQVGTTAKLYFRPVLASEPSGAAASPSPSSSPTGGSSPKPGSSSSPSASSSEKASSSSSSPSSSTSPTATATTQGRAVTDALKAGSSPSPSATPTGGSSPKPTPSASGGTDTSKLQAAYTALDCSKTADRAEAGNKAKPGEPTIACGKVGKGYYKYLLGPAGVDGTEVKKAQAVFDTQGASGWQVQMTFDSKGAKKFADITGALAKNQAPQNEFGIVLDGEVVSSPYVSTAITGGQAEISGSFTQQEAQNLANMLSYGALPLSFQEQSVTTVTAALGGAQLHAGLLAGAIGLALVVLYLVVYYRGLSLVAMASLIVSAILTYVIMSLLGPAIGFALNLPAVCGAIVAIGITADSFIVYFERIRDEIREGRSLRPAVERAWPRARRTVLVSDFVSFLAAAVLFIVTVGKVQGFAFTLGLTTVLDVVVVFLFTKPLMTLLARRKFFGNGHKWSGLDPKSLGAHPPLRRTRRPAGPAGPVDPKEA; from the coding sequence GTGGCAGCACCTAAGAAGGGCCGGAGCGCGAGTGCCCAGAGCAAACCAGGGCGCTCGCTGGCCCTGATCCTGATCGCCATCGTGGCGCTCACCGGAGGGATGTTCGCCTCAGGGCACACCACTCCGCGTCTCGGCATCGATCTCGCCGGTGGCACGAGCATCACGCTCAAGGCGAAGGCCGACCAGGGTTCCGCGGTCAACAAGGCCAACATGGACACCGCGGTCGAGATCATGAACCGCCGTGTCAACGGCCTCGGCGTCTCCGAGGCGGAGGTGCAGACCCAGGGAACCGACAACATCATCGTCAACATCCCGCGGGGCACCAACTCCAAGGAGGCCCAGCAGCAGGTCGGCACCACCGCCAAGCTCTACTTCCGGCCGGTTCTGGCGAGCGAGCCCAGCGGCGCCGCGGCCAGCCCCTCGCCGAGCTCCTCCCCGACCGGCGGCTCCTCGCCCAAGCCGGGCTCCAGCTCCTCCCCGAGCGCCTCCTCCTCGGAGAAGGCGTCCTCCTCGTCGTCCTCGCCGTCGTCGAGCACGTCCCCGACCGCCACCGCGACCACGCAGGGCCGTGCGGTCACCGACGCCCTCAAGGCCGGCTCCAGCCCCTCGCCGAGCGCGACGCCCACCGGCGGTTCCTCGCCCAAGCCAACCCCCTCGGCCTCCGGCGGTACGGACACCTCCAAGCTCCAGGCCGCGTACACCGCCCTGGACTGCTCCAAGACGGCCGATCGCGCCGAGGCCGGCAACAAGGCCAAGCCGGGTGAGCCGACCATCGCCTGCGGCAAGGTCGGCAAGGGCTACTACAAGTACCTGCTCGGCCCGGCCGGCGTGGACGGCACCGAGGTGAAGAAGGCCCAGGCCGTCTTCGACACCCAGGGCGCCTCCGGCTGGCAGGTCCAGATGACCTTCGACTCCAAGGGCGCCAAGAAGTTCGCCGACATCACCGGCGCGCTGGCCAAGAACCAGGCCCCGCAGAACGAGTTCGGCATCGTCCTGGACGGCGAGGTCGTCTCCAGCCCGTATGTCAGCACCGCCATCACCGGCGGCCAGGCGGAGATCTCCGGCAGCTTCACGCAGCAGGAGGCGCAGAACCTCGCCAACATGCTGTCGTACGGCGCGCTGCCGCTCTCCTTCCAGGAGCAGTCCGTCACCACCGTGACCGCCGCGCTCGGCGGCGCGCAGCTGCACGCCGGTCTGCTCGCGGGCGCCATCGGCCTCGCCCTGGTCGTGCTCTACCTGGTGGTCTACTACCGCGGCCTGTCGCTCGTCGCCATGGCCTCCCTGATCGTCTCGGCGATCCTCACCTACGTGATCATGTCGCTGCTCGGCCCGGCCATCGGCTTCGCGCTGAACCTGCCGGCGGTCTGCGGTGCCATCGTCGCCATCGGTATCACCGCCGACTCGTTCATCGTGTACTTCGAACGCATCAGGGACGAGATCCGCGAGGGCCGCTCGCTGCGCCCCGCCGTCGAGCGTGCCTGGCCGCGCGCCCGGCGCACCGTCCTGGTCTCCGACTTCGTGTCGTTCCTCGCCGCCGCCGTGCTGTTCATCGTGACCGTCGGCAAGGTCCAGGGCTTCGCGTTCACGCTGGGTCTGACCACCGTGCTCGACGTGGTCGTCGTCTTCCTGTTCACCAAGCCGCTGATGACCCTGCTCGCCCGCCGCAAGTTCTTCGGCAACGGCCACAAGTGGTCCGGCCTCGACCCGAAGAGCCTCGGCGCCCATCCGCCGCTGCGCCGCACCCGCCGTCCCGCCGGTCCCGCCGGCCCTGTCGACCCGAAGGAGGCGTGA
- a CDS encoding adenine phosphoribosyltransferase, which yields MTDIQELLLSRIRDVADYPEPGVMFKDITPLLADPAAFTALTDALAGIATSTGATKIVGLEARGFILGAPVAVRAGLGFIPVRKAGKLPGATLSQGYDLEYGSAEIEVHAEDLTSGDRVLIVDDVLATGGTAEAAIHLIRRAGAEVAGLAVLMELGFLGARARLEPTLAGVPLEALLQV from the coding sequence ATGACCGACATCCAGGAGCTGCTGCTCAGCCGCATCCGTGACGTCGCGGACTACCCGGAGCCGGGCGTGATGTTCAAGGACATCACCCCGCTCCTGGCGGACCCCGCCGCGTTCACCGCCCTGACCGACGCGCTCGCCGGCATCGCCACGAGCACCGGCGCCACGAAGATCGTCGGTCTGGAGGCCCGGGGCTTCATCCTCGGCGCCCCGGTCGCCGTCCGCGCGGGCCTGGGCTTCATCCCGGTCCGCAAGGCGGGCAAGCTGCCCGGCGCCACCCTGAGCCAGGGCTACGACCTGGAGTACGGCTCGGCCGAGATCGAGGTGCACGCCGAGGACCTGACCTCCGGCGACCGCGTCCTGATCGTGGACGACGTGCTGGCCACCGGTGGCACCGCCGAGGCGGCCATCCACCTCATCCGGCGCGCCGGTGCCGAGGTCGCGGGCCTCGCGGTCCTGATGGAGCTGGGCTTCCTCGGCGCCCGCGCCCGCCTGGAACCGACCCTCGCCGGAGTCCCCCTGGAAGCCCTCCTCCAGGTCTGA